The proteins below are encoded in one region of Citrobacter enshiensis:
- a CDS encoding beta-ketoacyl-ACP synthase III, producing MYTKIIGTGSYLPEQVRTNADLEKMVETSDEWIVARTGIRERHIAGPNETVATMGFTAANRALEMAGIDKEQIGLIVVATTSSTHAFPSAACQIQNMLGIKGCPAFDVAAACAGFTYALSVADQYVKSGSVKHALVVGSDVLARTCDPTDRGTIIIFGDGAGAVVLSASEEPGIISTHLHADGRYGELLTLPNADRVNPENSIHLTMAGNEVFKVAVTELARIVDETLEANGLSRSDLDWLVPHQANLRIISATAKKLGIDPDNLEEKVVITLDRHGNTSAASVPCALDEAVRDGRIKAGQLVLLEAFGGGFTWGSALVRF from the coding sequence ATGTATACGAAGATTATTGGTACTGGCAGCTATCTGCCTGAACAAGTGCGTACTAACGCCGATTTGGAAAAAATGGTAGAGACATCTGATGAGTGGATCGTCGCTCGTACAGGTATCCGTGAACGCCATATTGCTGGGCCAAATGAAACAGTCGCGACGATGGGCTTCACTGCCGCAAACCGCGCGCTTGAAATGGCTGGCATCGATAAAGAACAAATTGGTTTGATCGTGGTTGCGACCACATCTTCAACACACGCATTCCCAAGTGCCGCTTGCCAGATTCAGAACATGCTGGGCATTAAAGGTTGTCCGGCGTTTGACGTTGCGGCGGCGTGTGCTGGTTTTACCTATGCCTTAAGCGTTGCCGACCAGTATGTAAAATCGGGTTCAGTAAAGCATGCGCTGGTAGTGGGGTCTGATGTCCTGGCACGCACCTGCGATCCGACCGATCGTGGGACGATCATTATCTTCGGTGATGGCGCTGGCGCTGTTGTTCTGAGCGCATCCGAGGAACCGGGCATCATTTCGACGCATTTGCATGCGGACGGACGCTACGGTGAATTGTTGACGCTGCCAAATGCCGATCGCGTGAATCCGGAAAACTCGATTCATCTGACGATGGCGGGTAACGAAGTCTTTAAAGTCGCGGTAACTGAACTGGCGCGCATCGTTGATGAGACGCTGGAAGCCAATGGTCTTTCTCGCTCCGACCTGGATTGGCTGGTGCCACACCAGGCGAACCTTCGCATCATTTCCGCAACGGCGAAGAAGCTGGGGATTGATCCCGACAATCTCGAAGAGAAAGTCGTCATTACCCTTGACCGTCATGGCAATACTTCTGCTGCATCTGTACCGTGCGCGCTGGACGAAGCCGTGCGTGACGGACGGATCAAAGCCGGTCAGTTGGTATTGCTTGAGGCCTTCGGCGGTGGATTCACCTGGGGCTCCGCGCTGGTTCGTTTCTAG
- the rpmF gene encoding 50S ribosomal protein L32 yields the protein MAVQQNKPTRSKRGMRRSHDALTAVTSLSVDKTSGEKHLRHHITADGFYRGRKVIAK from the coding sequence ATGGCCGTACAACAGAATAAACCAACCCGTTCCAAACGTGGCATGCGTCGTTCTCATGACGCTCTGACCGCAGTCACCAGCCTGTCTGTAGACAAAACTTCTGGTGAGAAACACCTGCGTCACCACATCACTGCCGACGGTTTCTACCGCGGTCGCAAGGTAATCGCTAAGTAA
- the rluC gene encoding 23S rRNA pseudouridine(955/2504/2580) synthase RluC codes for MKTETPSVKIIAIAADDAGQRIDNFLRTQLKGVPKSMIYRILRKGEVRVNKKRIKPEYKLEAGDEVRIPPVRVAEREEEAVSPHLQKVAALADVILYEDEHILVLNKPSGTAVHGGSGLSFGVIEGLRALRPEARFLELVHRLDRDTSGVLLVAKKRSALRSLHEQLREKGMQKDYLALVRGQWQSHVKTVQAPLLKNILQSGERIVRVNQEGKPSETRFKVEERYAFATLVRCSPVTGRTHQIRVHTQYAGHPIAFDDRYGDREFDKQLAGTGLSRLFLHAAALKFTHPGTGEVLRIEAPMDNQLKHCLQVLRNKG; via the coding sequence ATGAAAACAGAGACTCCATCCGTAAAAATTATTGCCATTGCAGCAGACGACGCTGGGCAACGAATCGACAACTTTTTACGCACGCAACTTAAAGGCGTGCCAAAAAGTATGATTTATCGCATTTTGCGTAAAGGCGAAGTGCGGGTGAACAAAAAGCGCATCAAACCCGAGTATAAGCTGGAAGCCGGGGATGAGGTGCGCATTCCGCCAGTGCGTGTTGCCGAACGCGAAGAAGAGGCGGTTTCGCCACATCTGCAAAAAGTGGCGGCATTGGCAGATGTCATTCTCTATGAGGATGAGCATATTCTGGTGCTGAACAAACCTTCCGGTACGGCTGTGCATGGCGGAAGTGGTCTGAGTTTTGGTGTGATTGAAGGTTTACGCGCGCTGAGACCAGAAGCGCGTTTCCTGGAACTGGTGCACCGCCTTGACCGTGACACCTCCGGCGTATTGCTGGTGGCGAAAAAACGGTCTGCTTTGCGTTCGCTGCATGAACAGTTGCGCGAAAAGGGGATGCAAAAAGATTACCTGGCGCTGGTGCGCGGTCAGTGGCAGTCGCACGTCAAAACGGTCCAGGCACCTTTATTAAAGAATATTCTGCAAAGCGGTGAGCGCATTGTTCGGGTAAACCAGGAAGGTAAGCCGTCGGAGACACGTTTCAAAGTGGAAGAACGCTACGCGTTCGCCACGCTGGTACGTTGTAGCCCGGTGACTGGAAGAACCCATCAGATTCGTGTTCACACCCAATATGCCGGGCATCCTATCGCATTTGACGATCGTTATGGCGATCGTGAGTTTGATAAACAGCTGGCGGGAACAGGGTTATCACGACTCTTTCTCCATGCTGCAGCACTGAAGTTTACCCACCCCGGCACCGGAGAAGTGTTACGTATCGAAGCGCCGATGGATAACCAACTGAAGCATTGTCTTCAGGTATTGCGTAACAAAGGCTGA
- the plsX gene encoding phosphate acyltransferase PlsX has translation MTRLTLALDVMGGDFGPSVTVPAALQALNSNSQLTLLLVGNPDTITPLLAKADFEQRSRLQIIPAQSVIASDARPSQAIRASRGSSMRVALELVKEGRAEACVSAGNTGALMGLAKLLLKPLEGIERPALVTVLPHQQKGKTVVLDLGANVDCDSTMLVQFAIMGSVLAEEVVGITNPRVALLNIGEEETKGLDSIRDASVVLKTIPSINYIGYLEANELLTGKTDVLVCDGFTGNVTLKTMEGVVRMFLSLLKSQGEGKKRSWWLLLLKRWLQKSLTRRFSHLNPDQYNGACLLGLRGTVIKSHGAANQRAFAVAIEQAVQAVQRQVPQRIAARLESVYPAGFELLDGGKSGNSRTHN, from the coding sequence TTGACACGTCTAACCCTGGCGTTAGATGTCATGGGGGGCGATTTTGGCCCTTCCGTGACAGTGCCTGCAGCACTGCAGGCACTGAATTCTAATTCGCAACTCACACTTCTTTTAGTCGGGAATCCCGATACAATCACGCCATTACTTGCCAAAGCTGACTTTGAACAACGTTCGCGTCTGCAGATTATCCCTGCACAGTCAGTTATTGCCAGTGATGCCCGGCCTTCGCAAGCGATCCGCGCCAGTCGCGGGAGCTCTATGCGTGTGGCCCTGGAGCTGGTGAAAGAAGGTCGAGCTGAGGCCTGTGTGAGCGCCGGTAATACGGGCGCGCTGATGGGACTGGCGAAATTATTGCTCAAGCCTCTTGAGGGGATTGAGCGTCCGGCGTTGGTGACGGTTTTACCGCATCAGCAAAAGGGCAAAACGGTGGTGCTGGATCTTGGCGCCAACGTGGATTGCGACAGCACGATGTTAGTACAGTTTGCCATTATGGGCTCCGTTTTGGCGGAGGAGGTGGTTGGCATCACCAACCCTCGTGTGGCATTACTTAACATCGGCGAAGAAGAAACCAAGGGTCTCGACAGTATTCGGGATGCCTCAGTGGTGCTAAAAACAATCCCTTCCATCAATTACATCGGCTATCTTGAAGCCAATGAGTTATTGACGGGGAAAACCGATGTCCTGGTATGTGATGGATTTACAGGTAATGTCACATTAAAGACAATGGAAGGTGTTGTCAGAATGTTCCTTTCACTGCTGAAATCTCAGGGTGAGGGTAAAAAACGGTCGTGGTGGCTGCTGTTATTAAAACGTTGGTTACAAAAAAGCCTGACGAGGCGATTCAGTCACCTCAACCCCGACCAGTATAATGGCGCCTGTCTGTTAGGATTGCGTGGCACGGTGATCAAAAGTCATGGTGCGGCCAATCAGCGAGCATTTGCGGTCGCGATTGAACAGGCAGTGCAGGCGGTGCAGCGACAAGTTCCTCAGCGAATTGCCGCTCGCCTGGAATCTGTATACCCAGCCGGATTCGAATTGCTGGATGGTGGCAAAAGCGGGAATTCGCGGACACACAACTGA
- a CDS encoding Maf family protein — MPQLILASTSPWRRALLEKLCIPFECAAPEVDETPMPGEAPRHLVLRLAQEKAQSLAHRFPNHLIIGSDQICVLDGEITGKPLTEEKARQQLAKASGNIVTFYTGLALYHSATGHLQTEVEPFDVHFRHLSETEIEDYVRKERPLHCAGSFKSEGLGIALFERLEGRDPNTLIGLPLIALCQMLRREEMNPLKA, encoded by the coding sequence ATGCCGCAACTGATTCTCGCCTCAACGTCACCCTGGCGTCGCGCGTTGCTCGAAAAGCTGTGTATCCCCTTCGAATGCGCAGCGCCAGAGGTCGACGAAACACCGATGCCAGGCGAAGCGCCGCGACATTTAGTATTGCGTCTGGCGCAGGAAAAAGCACAATCCCTCGCCCATCGCTTCCCAAATCATCTGATCATTGGTTCCGACCAAATTTGCGTTCTGGACGGCGAAATTACCGGTAAGCCGCTAACCGAAGAAAAAGCGCGGCAACAATTAGCGAAAGCCAGCGGGAATATTGTGACGTTTTATACCGGACTTGCGCTTTATCATTCCGCGACCGGGCACTTGCAAACAGAAGTCGAGCCATTTGATGTCCATTTCCGTCATCTGAGTGAAACGGAAATTGAGGACTATGTCCGCAAAGAACGCCCATTACACTGCGCGGGGAGCTTTAAAAGCGAAGGACTCGGCATCGCGCTTTTCGAACGCTTAGAGGGACGAGACCCGAATACACTCATTGGGCTACCGTTGATTGCGCTGTGTCAGATGCTACGCCGGGAAGAGATGAACCCGCTGAAAGCCTAG
- the flgK gene encoding flagellar hook-associated protein FlgK: protein MSSLINNAMSGLNAAQAALNTASNNIASYNVAGYTRQTTIMSQANSTLGAGGWVGNGVYVSGVQREYDAFITNQLRAAENQSSGLTTRFEQMSKIDNLLSSKTSSISTSMQDFFTSLQTLVSNAEDPAARQALIGKANGLVNQFKTTDQYLRDQDKQVNTAISSSVEQINNYSKQIASLNDQISRLTGVGAGASPNDLLDQRDQLVSELNKIVGVEVSVQDGGTYNLTMANGYTLVQGSNARQLAAVPSSADPSRTTVAYVDAAAGNIEIPEKLLNTGSLGGLMTFRSQDLDQTRNTLGQLALALATEFNTQHKAGFDANGDAGKDFFAIGKPSVIGNAKNSGNAVLTAEVDDSTKVQATDYKVVYDGSKWQVTRLADNTTFEAKPDANGKLDIDGLKVTVSGTPGAKANDSFTLKPVSDAIVNMKVMVTDESKLAMSGLKDSGQSDNRNGQALLDLQTKATVGNKTFNDAYATLVSDVGNKTATLKTSSTTQGNVVTQLTNQQQSISGVNLDEEYGNLQRYQQYYLANAQVLQTASSMFDALMNIR, encoded by the coding sequence ATGTCCAGCTTGATTAACAACGCCATGAGTGGACTTAACGCGGCCCAGGCTGCGTTAAATACCGCCAGTAACAACATCGCCAGTTACAACGTTGCGGGCTACACCCGACAAACCACCATTATGTCGCAAGCGAACAGTACGTTAGGCGCGGGTGGTTGGGTCGGCAATGGCGTGTATGTCTCAGGCGTGCAGCGCGAGTATGACGCGTTTATTACCAATCAACTGCGTGCAGCCGAAAACCAGAGCAGCGGGTTGACCACCCGTTTTGAGCAAATGTCGAAAATCGACAACCTGCTTTCCAGTAAAACCAGCTCAATTTCGACCTCGATGCAGGACTTTTTCACCAGCCTGCAAACGTTAGTCAGTAACGCGGAAGATCCCGCAGCACGTCAGGCGTTGATTGGAAAAGCGAATGGGCTGGTAAACCAGTTTAAGACCACCGATCAATACCTGCGCGATCAGGATAAGCAGGTCAACACGGCTATCTCTTCCAGCGTTGAGCAGATCAACAACTATTCGAAACAGATTGCCAGCCTGAATGACCAGATCTCCCGTCTGACCGGCGTGGGCGCGGGGGCATCGCCAAATGACCTTCTTGACCAGCGCGATCAGCTGGTGAGCGAGTTAAACAAAATTGTCGGCGTTGAGGTCAGCGTTCAGGATGGCGGCACCTATAACCTGACGATGGCAAACGGGTATACCCTGGTACAGGGCAGTAATGCACGCCAACTCGCAGCGGTGCCATCCAGCGCCGATCCTTCGCGGACTACGGTTGCTTATGTTGATGCGGCGGCCGGAAACATTGAAATCCCTGAGAAACTGCTCAATACCGGCTCGCTCGGCGGCCTGATGACGTTCCGCTCTCAGGATCTGGACCAGACCCGCAATACCCTGGGCCAGTTGGCGTTGGCGTTGGCCACTGAATTTAATACCCAGCACAAAGCGGGTTTTGATGCCAACGGCGATGCCGGTAAAGACTTTTTCGCTATCGGAAAACCCTCGGTTATCGGCAACGCCAAAAATAGCGGTAACGCGGTATTAACGGCTGAAGTGGATGACAGCACAAAAGTGCAGGCCACGGATTATAAAGTGGTGTACGACGGCAGTAAGTGGCAGGTCACGCGTCTTGCGGATAACACCACTTTCGAAGCGAAACCCGATGCCAACGGTAAGCTGGATATTGACGGTCTGAAAGTGACGGTCAGCGGAACGCCGGGGGCGAAAGCCAATGACAGTTTTACGTTAAAGCCGGTCAGTGACGCCATTGTGAACATGAAGGTCATGGTCACGGATGAGTCGAAACTTGCCATGTCCGGCCTTAAGGATTCCGGCCAGAGTGATAACCGCAACGGTCAGGCACTGCTGGATCTGCAAACCAAAGCCACCGTCGGCAATAAAACCTTTAACGATGCTTACGCCACGCTGGTCAGTGATGTGGGGAATAAAACCGCCACGCTGAAAACCAGTAGCACCACCCAGGGCAATGTGGTGACCCAACTGACGAACCAGCAGCAGTCGATCTCTGGCGTCAATCTTGATGAAGAGTATGGCAACCTGCAACGTTATCAACAGTACTATCTGGCGAATGCGCAAGTCCTGCAAACGGCCAGTTCGATGTTTGATGCGCTGATGAACATTCGCTAA
- the yceD gene encoding 23S rRNA accumulation protein YceD translates to MQKVKLPLTLDPVRTAQKRLDYEGIFPSDLAERVADSVVSVDSDVECSMSFAIDNQRLAVITGDAKVSVTLECQRCGKPFPHHVHTTYCFSPVRSDEQAEALPEAYEPIEVNEFGEIDLLAMVEDEIILSLPVVPVHDSEHCEVSEADMVFGELPVEVQKPNPFAVLASLKRK, encoded by the coding sequence ATGCAAAAGGTAAAATTACCCCTGACTCTTGATCCGGTTCGTACGGCTCAAAAACGCCTCGATTACGAAGGTATCTTTCCTTCCGATCTGGCAGAGCGCGTCGCCGATTCTGTAGTCAGTGTGGACAGTGATGTGGAATGCTCCATGTCGTTCGCTATCGATAACCAACGTCTCGCCGTCATTACGGGTGATGCGAAGGTCTCGGTAACGCTCGAATGCCAGCGTTGCGGGAAGCCGTTTCCACACCATGTACACACAACGTATTGTTTCAGTCCTGTCCGTTCTGACGAACAAGCTGAAGCACTCCCGGAAGCGTATGAGCCGATTGAGGTTAACGAATTCGGTGAAATCGATCTGCTTGCAATGGTAGAAGATGAAATTATCCTCTCCTTGCCGGTAGTTCCGGTGCATGATTCTGAACACTGTGAAGTGTCCGAGGCGGACATGGTCTTTGGTGAATTGCCTGTTGAAGTGCAAAAACCAAACCCATTTGCCGTATTAGCCAGCTTAAAGCGTAAGTAA
- the rne gene encoding ribonuclease E has protein sequence MKRMLINATQQEELRVALVDGQRLYDLDIESPGHEQKKANIYKGKITRIEPSLEAAFVDYGAERHGFLPLKEIAREYFPANYNAHGRPNIKDVLREGQEVIVQIDKEERGNKGAALTTFISLAGSYLVLMPNNPRAGGISRRIEGDDRTELKEALASLELPDGMGLIVRTAGVGKSAEALQWDLSFRLKHWEAIQKAAESRPAPFLIHQESNVIVRAFRDYLRQDIGEILIDNPKVLELARQHIAALGRPDFSSKIKLYTGEIPLFSHYQIESQIESAFQREVRLPSGGSIVIDSTEALTAIDINSARATRGGDIEETAFNTNLEAADEIARQLRLRDLGGLIVIDFIDMTPVRHQRAVENRLREAVRQDRARIQISHISRFGLLEMSRQRLSPSLGESSHHVCPRCSGTGTVRDNESLSLSILRLIEEEALKENTQEVHAIVPVPIASYLLNEKRNAVNAIETREDGVRCVIVPNDQMETPHYSVLRVRKGEETPTLSYMLPKLHEEAMALPSEEEYAERKRPEQPALATFAMPEVPPAPEPTESVVKATAPKVAAVTAATAAAQPGLLSRFFGALKSMFAGSEEAKPVEQAEPKAEEKPERQQDRRKPRQNNRRDRNDRRDNRNERSDRGDRGDRSEGGENREENRRNRRQPSPQNAEPRDNRQPTGNDVSEKTKSGDEQQAPRRDRNRRRSEDKRQAQQEVKALNLDEQPVQEVEQEERVRQPQPRRKQRQLNQKVRYGESAAVDVELAATAVVENVASHAVEQTAPVQRTELAKLDLPVVADNTAEQEENTDARDNNGMPRRSRRSPRHLRVSGQRRRRYRDERYPVQSPMPLTIACASPEMASGKVWIRYPVVRPQDVQVEELREQEIVPVVAQPAAIEPQAAAVEQVVETPVQTETVAVEPQPVVVESIVVETTHPEAIATAVDEQPQVIAQADVPVAEEIIAEANAVEEIQETVTTESVEVVAAPDVVAEVAEPVVVAEEEPKVEVIAPVAAAEVIEETAPVAVESLPESHHATAPMTRAPAPEYVPEAPRHSDWQRPEFAFEGKGAAGGHSATHQASAQPTRPQPVE, from the coding sequence ATGAAAAGAATGTTAATCAACGCAACTCAGCAGGAAGAGTTGCGTGTCGCCCTTGTAGATGGGCAACGTCTGTACGACCTGGATATCGAAAGTCCTGGACATGAACAGAAAAAAGCAAACATCTATAAAGGCAAAATTACCCGTATTGAACCGAGTCTGGAAGCCGCTTTTGTTGATTACGGCGCTGAACGTCACGGTTTCCTCCCGTTAAAAGAAATTGCCCGCGAATATTTCCCCGCTAATTACAACGCCCATGGTCGTCCAAACATTAAAGATGTGTTGCGCGAAGGCCAGGAAGTTATTGTTCAGATCGATAAAGAAGAGCGTGGCAACAAAGGTGCCGCGCTGACCACATTTATCAGTCTGGCGGGGAGCTATCTGGTTCTGATGCCGAACAACCCGCGTGCGGGTGGCATTTCTCGTCGTATTGAAGGCGATGATCGTACCGAGCTAAAAGAAGCGCTGGCGAGCCTGGAATTGCCTGATGGCATGGGGCTCATCGTGCGTACCGCTGGCGTCGGCAAATCTGCCGAAGCGCTGCAGTGGGATCTGAGCTTCCGTCTTAAACACTGGGAAGCGATTCAGAAAGCCGCTGAAAGCCGCCCTGCGCCATTCCTGATCCACCAGGAAAGCAACGTTATCGTTCGCGCTTTCCGTGACTATTTACGTCAGGATATTGGTGAAATCCTCATCGATAATCCGAAAGTGCTCGAACTGGCGCGCCAGCACATCGCGGCCTTGGGTCGCCCGGATTTCAGCAGCAAAATTAAGCTCTACACCGGTGAAATTCCGCTGTTTAGCCACTATCAGATCGAATCGCAGATCGAATCTGCATTCCAGCGTGAAGTCCGCTTGCCTTCCGGTGGCTCCATCGTTATCGACAGCACCGAAGCGTTAACCGCTATCGATATCAACTCTGCTCGCGCCACGCGCGGCGGTGATATCGAAGAGACGGCGTTCAACACCAACCTGGAAGCGGCAGATGAAATCGCCCGTCAGTTGCGTCTGCGTGACCTCGGCGGCCTGATTGTTATCGACTTCATCGATATGACCCCGGTTCGCCACCAGCGCGCAGTTGAAAACCGTCTGCGTGAAGCGGTGCGCCAGGATCGCGCGCGTATTCAGATTAGCCATATTTCCCGCTTTGGCCTGTTGGAGATGTCCCGCCAGCGCCTGAGTCCATCTTTGGGTGAATCAAGCCATCACGTTTGCCCACGCTGTAGCGGCACCGGCACCGTTCGTGATAACGAATCGCTGTCCCTGTCTATTCTGCGTCTGATCGAAGAAGAAGCGCTGAAAGAAAACACCCAGGAAGTGCACGCAATTGTTCCTGTGCCGATCGCTTCATACCTGCTCAACGAAAAACGTAACGCGGTTAACGCGATTGAAACACGTGAGGATGGCGTTCGCTGTGTGATCGTACCAAACGATCAGATGGAAACCCCGCACTACTCCGTGCTGCGTGTACGTAAAGGCGAAGAAACGCCAACCCTGAGCTATATGCTGCCGAAACTGCATGAAGAGGCAATGGCATTACCTTCTGAAGAAGAGTACGCCGAGCGTAAACGCCCTGAGCAACCGGCGCTGGCAACTTTTGCAATGCCAGAAGTTCCGCCTGCACCAGAACCTACAGAGTCCGTTGTTAAAGCAACTGCGCCGAAAGTGGCCGCAGTTACCGCAGCCACCGCCGCTGCACAGCCGGGTCTGTTAAGCCGTTTCTTTGGCGCGTTGAAATCCATGTTCGCCGGCAGTGAAGAAGCGAAACCCGTTGAGCAAGCAGAACCCAAAGCGGAAGAGAAACCGGAACGTCAGCAGGATCGCCGCAAGCCGCGCCAGAACAATCGCCGCGATCGTAATGATCGCCGCGATAACCGCAATGAGCGTAGTGACCGTGGCGACCGTGGCGACCGTTCAGAAGGCGGTGAAAACCGCGAAGAGAACCGTCGTAACCGCCGTCAGCCTTCGCCGCAAAATGCAGAGCCTCGTGACAACCGTCAGCCGACGGGCAATGACGTTAGCGAAAAAACCAAATCCGGTGATGAGCAGCAAGCGCCGCGTCGCGATCGTAATCGTCGCCGTAGCGAAGACAAACGTCAGGCGCAGCAAGAAGTTAAAGCGCTCAACCTTGATGAACAACCGGTACAGGAAGTTGAACAGGAAGAGCGCGTTCGTCAGCCTCAACCGCGTCGTAAACAACGCCAGTTGAACCAGAAAGTGCGTTACGGTGAGAGTGCAGCGGTTGACGTCGAACTCGCTGCCACTGCAGTCGTTGAGAATGTCGCCTCCCACGCGGTAGAGCAGACCGCACCGGTTCAACGTACTGAGCTTGCGAAACTGGATCTGCCGGTTGTCGCAGATAACACTGCAGAACAGGAAGAGAACACCGATGCTCGCGACAACAACGGTATGCCGCGTCGCTCACGTCGTTCACCTCGTCACCTGCGCGTCAGCGGCCAACGTCGTCGTCGCTACCGTGACGAGCGCTACCCGGTTCAGTCACCGATGCCGTTGACTATCGCCTGTGCGTCCCCGGAAATGGCGTCTGGCAAAGTGTGGATCCGTTACCCGGTTGTTCGTCCTCAGGATGTGCAGGTTGAAGAGTTGCGTGAACAAGAGATCGTACCGGTAGTAGCCCAACCCGCCGCGATTGAGCCGCAAGCGGCTGCCGTCGAGCAGGTTGTCGAGACACCAGTTCAGACTGAAACGGTCGCTGTCGAGCCACAGCCTGTTGTTGTGGAATCCATTGTTGTGGAAACCACGCACCCGGAAGCGATCGCGACAGCCGTTGATGAACAGCCACAGGTTATCGCGCAAGCAGATGTCCCTGTTGCAGAGGAAATCATTGCTGAAGCGAACGCTGTGGAAGAGATTCAGGAAACCGTAACGACCGAATCTGTGGAAGTTGTCGCTGCACCAGACGTGGTTGCAGAGGTGGCTGAACCTGTCGTTGTGGCGGAAGAAGAACCAAAAGTCGAGGTTATTGCGCCTGTTGCCGCGGCTGAAGTCATTGAAGAGACCGCGCCTGTCGCCGTTGAATCTCTGCCAGAAAGCCATCACGCCACTGCGCCGATGACCCGTGCTCCGGCACCGGAATATGTTCCAGAAGCACCGCGTCACAGCGACTGGCAGCGTCCTGAGTTTGCCTTTGAAGGCAAAGGGGCTGCCGGTGGTCACAGTGCAACGCATCAAGCGTCAGCGCAACCAACGCGTCCTCAGCCGGTAGAATAA
- the flgL gene encoding flagellar hook-associated protein FlgL, which produces MRISTQMMYQQNMRGITNSQAEWMKYGEQMSTGKRVINPSDDPIAASQAVVLSQAQAQNSQFALARSFATQKVSLEENVLSQATRAIQSAQEKIVNAGNGTLSDDDRASLATDLQGIRDQLMNLANSTDGNGRYIFAGYKTETAPFSQTDGAYSGGRESVTQQVDASRTMVIGHTGDQIFNKITSNAVPEPDGSASETSLFKMLDSAIDALNTPVAGDDIARDKASAAIDKTNRGLKNSLNNILTVRAELGTQLKELDSLDALGSDRALGQTQQMSNLVDVDWNAAISSYVMQQAALQASYKAFTDMQGMSLFQLNR; this is translated from the coding sequence ATGCGTATCAGTACCCAGATGATGTACCAGCAGAATATGCGTGGCATCACCAATTCCCAGGCCGAATGGATGAAGTACGGCGAGCAGATGTCCACCGGCAAGCGTGTCATCAACCCGTCGGATGATCCGATTGCCGCTTCGCAGGCCGTTGTCTTGTCGCAGGCGCAGGCGCAGAACAGTCAGTTCGCGCTGGCGCGTTCGTTTGCCACGCAAAAAGTGTCGCTGGAAGAGAATGTGTTAAGCCAGGCGACACGGGCGATTCAGAGTGCGCAAGAGAAAATCGTCAATGCGGGCAACGGTACCTTAAGTGACGATGACCGTGCTTCGCTGGCGACAGATCTACAGGGGATCCGCGATCAGCTGATGAACCTGGCGAACAGCACCGATGGTAATGGGCGCTATATTTTTGCCGGTTATAAGACTGAAACCGCGCCGTTTTCCCAGACGGACGGCGCATACAGCGGCGGACGTGAGAGTGTCACCCAACAGGTTGATGCTTCCCGTACGATGGTGATTGGCCACACTGGTGACCAAATTTTTAACAAAATCACCAGTAATGCTGTGCCGGAGCCAGACGGCAGCGCTTCTGAAACCAGTTTGTTCAAAATGCTGGATAGCGCTATCGACGCGCTGAACACGCCGGTGGCGGGGGATGATATAGCAAGAGATAAAGCGTCGGCGGCGATTGATAAAACCAACCGGGGCTTAAAAAACTCGCTGAATAATATTCTGACGGTGCGGGCAGAGCTGGGGACGCAACTGAAGGAGCTTGATTCACTGGATGCGTTGGGAAGCGATCGCGCGTTGGGTCAGACGCAGCAAATGAGCAACCTGGTCGACGTGGACTGGAATGCCGCTATCTCTTCGTATGTGATGCAACAGGCGGCGTTACAGGCGTCTTATAAAGCATTTACCGATATGCAGGGTATGTCGCTGTTTCAGCTAAACCGCTAA